In Sander lucioperca isolate FBNREF2018 chromosome 12, SLUC_FBN_1.2, whole genome shotgun sequence, one DNA window encodes the following:
- the LOC116040924 gene encoding putative nuclease HARBI1 — translation MACPFIDNPVNEEARIIQRAFRPPPAPRVFQDRTNQLTHTDAYLWERYRFSRQSIVYLCSLLEPHIMRVTRRSQSLTTVQSVCIALRFFASGTFLYSVGDAEKLSKATVCREVRAVYLALKQFLNIYITFPGHHDPQRIKETFYAIAGFPNVLGCIDCSHVRIVAPSGPVERDYVDRRNHHSLNVQMICDANYLITNIEAKWPGGVHDARIFKLSGTEACSKFQCLKYLRVAPERACDIMVACAILHNIATIRRERLLDVTLEERWEDPNPMPEDMDGRAVRDLYRDAHFA, via the exons ATGGCATGCCCATTCATTGACAACCCAGTGAATGAAGAGGCCCGGATAATTCAACGGGCCTTCCGACCACCACCAGCACCAAGGGTCTTCCAGGACAGGACCAACCAGTTGACCCACACAGATGCGTACCTGTGGGAGAGGTACCGGTTCAGCAGGCAAAGCATTGTGTATTTATGCAGTTTGCTTGAACCACACATTATGAGGGTCACTCGCCGCAGCCAGTCTCTGACCACTGTGCAGTCAGTCTGTATTGCACTGCGGTTCTTTGCCAGCGGTACATTTCTCTACAGTGTTGGTGATGCTGAGAAGTTAAGCAAGGCAACTGTTTGCAGAGAG GTAAGAGCAGTCTACCTGGCCCTGAAGCAGTTCCTTAACATCTACATCACCTTCCCTGGCCATCATGACCCACAGCGGATCAAGGAGACATTCTATGCAATTGCAG GCTTCCCCAATGTCCTTGGCTGCATTGATTGCAGCCATGTGAGAATTGTGGCCCCATCCGGACCAGTGGAAAGAGATTATGTGGACCGGAGAAATCACCACAGTCTGAATGTACAG ATGATCTGTGATGCCAATTATTTAATCACAAACATCGAGGCAAAATGGCCTGGGGGGGTACATGATGCCAGAATCTTCAAGCTCAGTGGCACAGAGGCTTGCTCAAA GTTCCAGTGTCTGAAATACCTGAGGGTTGCTCCAGAACGTGCCTGCGATATCATGGTGGCCTGTGCCATCCTCCATAACATCGCAACCATCCGTAGGGAGAGGCTCCTGGACGTCACACTGGAGGAGAGATGGGAGGACCCCAATCCCATGCCAGAGGACATGGATGGGAGGGCCGTGAGGGACCTCTATAGGGATGCACATTTTGCTTAA